AGTCGGTGTATGTTGAGTATATTATTTGGATTCTTTTTTCTCTTAGTATCTTGTTGTACCAGAGATCATGTCGTGACTTGCATATTTTctggaaagttttttttttagattATGTGTCTGTCATTTGACTAGTAGTAGAATGAAATAAGTGAATTTACTGGGACTATGTCATTGTGTTCTCCCTGCTTCCATTTGGAAAACATGAATTACCTGATGATTGTAACTCACCAGGATTATGAGGGCTTCAAAGACGAAGAGCTTGACGTACTTGAAAGAAGAAGTGGATGGGGTTCTCTGTACATGAGTGATCCTCAAGTTCTTTGTATGGACTCGAGTGATCCACAAAATCCCCCTCGTTATATTGGCCGGCAAAATTGTGAGCCGCTCATCACACAGGAGTTTTTTTCACTGCGCCACAATTGGCAACAGCTGCTAGATGGCAAGAAGACATACCTCCGCCCGCCAAAGAACAACCGTGTTGCCAAGGACAATTATGACAACTGCCTCTTTGTAACCCCAGAACCTCTTGAGAAGGCAATACGATGTCAGGTATAAATATTGTAGCCTCATAAGGTACTTAACTGAATTTACTTGTTTGTTCCTTAATCATGAATTGTTTCTCCTTCACAGTGAAATTTCTTTTTTGTGCTCAATGAAATGGTCTGGCAtctgaaaatttcataccatcaTCAACTATCATTAAGTATCCAGAAGTGTTACCATTGTTCTCTATTGAAACATCTGTGATGCCCTGATCATACCCTGTTCATTgtgttttgtaacaccctaaaatttacattctttcaaaatagttaaatttgatttacTTGTGCaattatgtgagcattcaaaTGTAGGgaataataatttttgtgaaattaaaatcaataataaggaatagatacgtgtttatgcattcatgctgctgcatttaATTTACTGTGATGTCTGATTTTGACCCAAATGCCAAAAAGATTCAAAAAACccctttgaaaatgaatttggaaaattggttcagaaaataaaaaggaattccttctcctctctcctTCACTTCCTCATTTCAGCCTGCTGGCCCTTTTCTGTACTCGGCCAGATGGCCTGCTCCTCTCCCTTCCTGCTGTGGTCACAGCCTGCAGCAGCCCAGCGTGCTCGCCGCGGCCCAATTCCAGGCCTTGGCCTAGCCCAGAGCGCTGGCACTCTCctttccctcccctcccctctcttttcccttgggccggcccagccaaGCTGCGCTGCCTTCCTCAACCGCCACCCCGCGCCTCAGTCGCTGACCGCCCAGGCCCGCTTGTTGGCGCCGTCCCCCACCTCCCGCGTCGCAAGCAGTCATGGCAAAACCGCCGCTCCGCGCCCACGTctcgcgtcgtgggagccccccccccccccccccccccccgcacccgGCCTCTTTAAATGGGAGCTCAGACCCCGACGCCGCTCCCCTGCTGCTCCCTGTCCCATTTTCCCCTCTCTCGAACTTGCAGAACCGCAGCGCAGCGCCCGCCGgagccgccgccgtgccgccgAGTTTCTCCACGCGGTAGTGGACCTCCTCGCTCCATTTTCCCTCTTTCTCTCGCTCTCTTTGCTCACAAATCGACGTCGAACCACCGTAGGAGGCCGACGACCGCCCCAGCGAGCAGTCCGCCGTCTCTGTTCCTCCTTCGACCGATTTGAGGTCCTTGGTGAgctcgccttcatctcctctttctctcccagtgcttttggctcgtcgaaCCAGGGTTCGTAGGCCTCGTTTCCCGTGCGTCGGCGAGCTTCACACTGCCAttcatggccgccgccgcgccggcctTTATTCCGGCGGCAGCACTCCTTTTCTCTCTCCCCCAGCTCTAATCTGAGCCGCCCATTGCGTGATCAACGACCCAGGGttgccgataccccttcgcgggtccttttgctaaagagacccccaagTCTTGCCattttgaacccgcagtcctcggCCGGTTTAATTAATTCCgaatttgattttatttaaaatccgaaaatagttcattctatttacagaaatgccactgcattgttttgcttataaaatcgtcgttttagctccgaatcgacccgttcaaattgcgttagtttcgtaatcGCATAATCTGCGTGTTAATACCACTGTTAaccaagtttgcaacttttaaatttcatggttaggtttacttaattaaattgctataggaaatcttgtttaaatcataactttcgtgttttagctccgattttcgtgaacttcgcgttgacgtgttcgtagcgagattcttttcataaacattttatcttgatttctatactgctggtgtactgttctaattataggtttgtttgctttgcatgaatgttcctgaaatgttgtatgttgccgtgatggtcgtgttcagacggtgaggagaacgttggagaccaatagttctttgacgaccagcaggaccagcaggagtttgttaaccaatgcaagtatagcatgggatctacatctaccttgatgtcctattcaccatttattaattactcatttgcatgtgtctcattttgatacccgtaaggacatcctagtgattgattatcttgtttccttgtctcctatgagttatatgcatatgggtagtttgctagcgctcaatgtaactatacatgatctacataatgaataatggttctatggaacgaaaaggtaaaagttgcttttaaacaactgaattatagggcgaaagagcaaatgacttttgatcatgatgctcttgaccctccataaggacttatctgtcggcaaaagctgagactgacagtgcaaccgtgagggtcacatggctctgactttagctcagtaataggacattttctagcttgttagaagttatctttatggcgcaaaaggggcttgccacgttgggtataggactacctctgttcctatgtgtatagctgcgatggatatgtgccataggaaagggattcctacatctgcctgccgagaaaacctagcggccctaacttgttagaaaaacctatgaaatggctttatAGTGTACCCCGTCCGCTCACCTTGACAGTGAAATAgaagtaattaacccgggcatataggaatcacgactcacgatgaatgtgcacaacctcggcagagtgttacaaactgttataacagccgtgctcacggtcacgagcggcccggaaaactcacagaataactggttatttattgttgttcatttatgatgttctatgatgataatatgatacaattgattctgatatctgatcaggTGGGTTAgttggggcttaagcataactcGATAATAGTTggtgataaaatcttgacttactaaaagtgataactgcagtaaaccagagtcatccttttgagctttcataaccacatgttatcttgttaagtacgggaagtacttacgcttgtttattttcaatatttggataaaaatctcggatgggtaacagatgtcaatgagtatgaggagtttccagaggacttttaggcttgtggtcaaccagttgaccgtccctgtgttggagtTTCCACGAGAGAGCtgtctttttattttccgctgtgttgtgtaagactatgttatggtattaatcgtgatgtaagatacaccgtgatgatatttGTGTattttgtcaacttatgtgtgtgactgatccttgGACACACAtgggtttagtgcattcaattttatccttaaaattgggtgtgacatgttTGTAGATAAGATTTgataatcaatggcaataaatatgtgatgatgatttgcacTAAACATTTCCTGGACTGTTTGCAGATTCCTTGAGTGCGTCCTAAGTCTTGGCTTAGATATTCCAGTCATTATTTCTTAAATATATTAAAAATAAAACTGATGCATCTCTCGGTCAGGCTGGATGTTTCTATTCCATTATCGAGAAAATGTTACCCATAAAATAGATTTGGTCTTTCCCACTAAAACAATTCTTGTTTTTGTAATTTGGTGTCCTGGAAAAAAATTGTAAATACTGCCATGAACAGATACAATGTGCCCTGCAGTATTTGTACAATAAAAATATCATGAAAGTCAACCAGAAAGTTAAGTGTGTCTTAAACGATGTTTAATACTTGGCTACCAGAGAATTCATGGGTTCATAATGTTTACTGCAAGCACTAGCTAGCTTGCAAGCCTTTATACGCAAAGACATTTTGCCATGAGTCTTATAgcattttttgtaaaaaaaaaaagtaaactcGTGTGCCCCATGCCTTGCCTCAGCATGACTTATCTGGATCATTTTAAGTGAATCTTATGAATCAATTATTATGCCTATGTGATTCTAACTCTCTTACAACCATAGGTGCCACTATCTGATTTTGTTCGTGCAGCTGCAAAAAATTCTATCGTTCAGCAAAAGTTTAAGGTTTGTTTTTACATTACAAACTTGACTCTAGAAGCACTGTCATTATTAACTGCTTCTGCATTTCTGAAAATCATTCTTTGTGCAGATTCTTAGTGAGCATTATGTGTGCATCAGACAAATGCGAATAGATGGATCATCTTTTTACAGAGCTTTCCTTTTCTCTTACTTGGTAACTATCTCAGTtatcttgttcatgatgatgttGTTGCTTTCTTCTGCACAAAATCTTAACATGCTAGGCTTGTAAACAGGAAAACCTTGGgaaaatgcaaggtagtcaagcTGAGGTCACTCGCTTAATGGAATGTGTGGCAAGGTCCAGAGAGAATTTCTGTCGTTTACATTGGGATAGTGCGTACTTCTCAAATCCTGAAGCATTTTTCTCAAGTGTTgtttctgtaagtattgtctcaaCTTACAAAAGCATGAATTTGTATTGTCTGATTGTTTTATCCTAAATTTTTTCCTAGTGATCAGTTCAGCCAGTTATCCACAAAATAATCCTGTGGGACATCTATTAGTTGCCTAAATAGTTATTGTACCCCGCGCCTTCAATTCTAGATATTATGTAATGTATATTTGTTCAAAGGGTTTTAAGTACTGCTGGGAATGTGGCTCTGCTCTGTTTTATGGTTGGAGCTAGGGGTTTGCTGCAGCTAGAGTTGGCTTCATCTTAGTTCTCTGGGTACACATGCCTGGTCGTTCTCTTGTTCCTGTGGGGTGTATGTAACTTCATAAATGTGTTGCTCGAGAAAGAAAAAAATCATAAATGTGTTAGGGTGTGTTTTACTTCAAATTTCTCTTCTTAATGCAATAAAACACAACTATCCTGcacattcgagaaaaaaaatgtaATGTGTATATCTCTGGACTTTAAGACAACGTTTTAAATAAGCAATAGTAAGGCATAATTTATAATTTTATACAAACCTGTGCTCTCATCCCCTACATGGGAAAAGTGGGAACTttgttttaaaataattttttctcgaacacgtagGAGATCTGCATATCATTGTATTAATAGAAGAAAAGAGAGTCATACATAGGCCCgaacccgccccccccccccccccccccccccccccacacacacacacacacacacacacacacccacacaCCACTACATGGACACTGGATCACTGGTTAAGAAGGACAAAAGACGACCCTACAGCAGTCCATTAGACTGTTCCTCCAGCAGAGAGCAGAGAAATTCCCTTGGCTCCTGCCAGGCTCCACCAATGAGCCTCTTCCCTAGCCAGAGCCATGTTAACATTTGGGGTTGCACCATTAAAAACACAATCATTTCTTTGCCGCCAGATGCTCCAGGCTCCCAAAATGACTAGAGAATTCAGACCCAACCTATAATCTCCACTAGCAGCACTGTCGACTTTTCTCCACCAATCATCGAAGGATTGGTCAGTAGGTTGAGGAGCAAGTGTTGCAAAACCAAAGCGCGACAGGAGGGAGAACCAAAAGTCTCTTGAAAATACACAGCCCACAAGAAGATGTTGAATATCCTCCTCCTCTTGATCACACAGAAGGCACTGAtctggatgagggagccccctcTTTGCCAATCTGTTCGCTGTCCAGCATCTATTATGAGCGACCAGCCACATGAAAAATTTGCATTTGGGGGGAGCCCAGGATTTCCAGATTCTCTCATAAGGTTCAAAGAAGATTGCACCCTGAAAAAGCGCATCATAGGCGCTCTTTGCTGTATATTGTCCCGAAGTAGATAGCCTCCAGATGTGCTTATCAGGAATTTCCTCATTCAGCTCCACACCATTCAGGATGTCCCAAAGGTCAAGATACTGAAACAAGGCAGTTGTACCAATCTCACCCTGTATGTCCTCTATCCATTTTTCCTCAGTTAGTGCTTCCAACACAGTGCGTCTACTTGATCTTCTTTTAGGAACCAGTGCAAAAACCAGAGGTGCGATGTCCTGAATCCTTTTGCCATCTAACCATTTATCCTTCCAAAAAAGTGTATTAGATCCATTCCCAACTTCAGTTATTACTGCCACAGAGATGAGGCCCGCTACCTCTGTACTGACTTTGTTTTAAAATAATAACAAGACGGAGTGCACAGACACATAGATAACATGGAGTACATGAACGAAACCAACTTAAAAACTCATGAATAATCACATATATCTGGGTCTATAGCATACTTCTTCTTTTCTCTCGAACACTACATCATATTTCTACACAGCAGTGAAAATGCACTTTACTATCTGGTatgcatttcttttttttttccatttcCCCTGCATTTTCACTATCTATTAAGATTATGTTTTATGTGTTACTTTTAAAAAATGGCATGTCATTATGCATCACTTAAGAGTATCTTTTCCTGATATTATACTTTGAAGTAATTATATTAATCACCACAAATGTCTTTATTTTCTTTCAGGAGTTTGAGAACTTGGTCAATTCAGTTGCCAATGGGTACGTTTAGCTCATTACACCAGTGATCCAATTCTTTGAATAATATTTATGTTTACAaaacatttatttatttttcctttctaggctaaatgctgatgagctttacaaGAGAAGCCTACAGGAGATTACGTCATCCAGGAGTGAGGATACATTGTTTTTTGGGATGTGTTGTTTGTTTTTTTGTTCTCTATGTAACATTTTCTTTGGTTAGTTCTTTGTTTGCTTAGATTGCTGACAGAGGTTCATATCCGTACACATGAAGTGGACTACGAGCCAGCATTCGAGCAAACCCAAGCCCTTTTGGTTAGTGTTTCTGGCTGCTATACAGTCATTTTCAGAAATTatgcttgattcattttaagtagTAGATTATTTTCCTCTTATGCTGCTTTAACAATTATATTTTGTTAATGATATCCTCACTTTCCCAAGTTAGTCTTCTCTCAGCAGAAATATGCAAACCCTAGAAATAAAATATgggcaactttttttttttggtaaataTGGAAGGACCAAGCTGACCAATACTATTTTTCCATTTACAAATAGCTCTCACTATTCTGCATTTGTGGCTTTGGTAACAGTTTTGCATAGCATCAGTGCGTCCCTTTGACGCTGAAGCCGACATGCTACAAATGAGTGCTCTATCAAATGCACTTGGCATCCCAATGCACCTGGCACTTGTGGACGGAACCATGAACAATGGGATTGCGCAAGTAAAGTGCTTTGACTTCTTTCCTCAATCAGAATCAAGAGTAAGCACAACATCAGGACCTCTCAGTTTAATCACAAGTTACTGTCTCTCAAGCGcaactgataaacatccagagcaAGGAAGGGATGATAGCAACTCAGCCATGCCGTCTGGAAACTTACTTTCATCTGATCACATGCCTTTAGTCTCCTTACTGAGTAGGACAGGTCAATGCGACATTCTTTATCGCAAGTGAATTCCGAGTATGTGGCAGCCTCTGGTGAACAGTTCTAACCGAAACTGTTTGGGTTATAACTTGGAAACCTATTGATAACGTACTCTAGTATGGGTGTTTGATTGTGCATCTGCTTCCAAAATGTATCTGGTTACACTTTTGCCCAAGACAAAAAATACTCCATTTGCTCTGATGTGGTGATGCACGCAGTTTATGAAATAAATTTGGACTTGGCATAAAATCTGAGGCATTGTTTCTCGTGTTGCTGGAGACTTAAGGGCACTAATACCAGTGGGAAGAACTCTTTACACTGGGAGCAATGGGATAAATCTGTtagtttttttggttttttttttttttcttatggATGTTCTTCCTGTTGCTGAAGCATGGATGGAAGATTCATATTTGGTAAGAGCATATGAAGGACTAGTTGTTTTCTGATACAGCAAGATGTGGTTTGGATCATCCATGTTCAAGGAACAATAATACCGAAATTTGCAGCATGAAGGCATTTTTTGAGAGTCCCAGTTACTGCAGGCTCTTCTTTGGCCAGTGATTGGTAATGCTTGCTAAAAGTTGGATGCGTTCTAGAAGGAATTTAAAATTGATAATGATATGGAGTTTGTATTTTTCTTGTAAAAAATCTTTGAAGACACTTGTGGAGAACTAAGATTAGCATTGACAGCAGACTTAATCAAATGAAAATGTAGTATGTGAGCAGTGATTCTTCTGGGAAAACTCATGTGGATGTGAATGGAGACTCGATCGATCTTGTGTATTGCTGCAGCTTGCATGGTACAAATAGGGTTGTTGAGTAGAAAATTTAAAGCCATCTCGGAGATTAAATTGGAAATACAGATTTACTTCAAGTGGAAGGTTATGGACATACAGCGCCCCCTACTAGACATGATGCATGAATGGTTTCGTGACATTCAAACACATGCATAATAATGGAAACTTCAGCCATTTAATTTGGCTGTCTTTGGTCAGGTGCTGAACAGCGGTAGTTAATTCCAACAACAGAATTTGTCCATTATGTTCACTGTAATGTTGGTGCTAGCTTCCCGGTCACTGGAGTTGAGTGATCTGCAGAGAACAGAGACAGCAGGGGGAGGGATAGACAAATAAGAAGGTAACTTATAGAAGAAGATCAGATATGTAGAAACATAATTCTTGTTTCTTCACTTAGTTTAGGTTCTCATCAGTTACTGTCTCCCTCACACTGACCAATATGGCCCTCACACAAACATGGAAGAATTACAATCACAGCATGTACCCATGCAGtgccttgcattcatttgtatgCCAGATATGCTACAGAGATGCCTGATGGCTATGCGCCTGCATGTTTTAGCTTGTGTGACAGGCAAAAGCACTGCTTGACAACGTTGTAATCCTTTTTGGATCTGGCATTTGACAAGCACTTGAGCAGCAGCCGAAGCACTGCCGTCCTTTACCAAACTCCAATCCAAGATGTATTCTGGCAAGAGCGACATATTGCCCAGATCAGGCAGCTCAGGGATCTGAGGGAGCACTGGTGTGCACTAAGTTGAGACATTAAGCACAAGGTGAATTTTGCATTTTTCTGGTAGAGCTAAGTGGTATGCTGTTAAAATCCTTGCACTTTAGTACTCCAAATGGGCCAAAGTACTTTAAAGGGAGCTTCGCACATGGTTGACGATTTACCATAATCAACCTGAAATTGATTTGGAGAACGATGCTTATCAGTTTGTATCTTCATTTTGTTCTGAACTCAACTAAGTTCATTATTGAGATCCAAATTTAGCTGCCCATCTTATAGCAGAGTGTTAGCATCAGAACTATTGGAAAGCAGTGGAGGCATAGtcctaaagttttttttttttttttggaagagAAACAGGAGGGTACTGAGCCCCTAGTGCATAGTCCTAAAGTTAGAATCAGAGACATATAACACGTTACATGTTGTGCGGCCCAATGAAGTTTGATATGTGATAAATTCAGCTAGGTTCTATTTGATCCAAACAAGATGCATAGAGCATTGAGGAGTTTTTGGTTTCAATTACTAGACCAATGACTCCCCCATTGATTAGACAACAACCAAGTCCAAATGTGGAAGCCCAAGATACCGCAATACAATCTCCTCCACAGCGCAAAAGCAATAGGCTTGTTGAAAAAGCGAAAAGCAAAGTTGGCAAAGGGGCAATCCAAGTAGCAGAAGAACTCCTTGTTAAGAAACTAGGAGCTGTATCCCCTAAGTCATAATCTTCAAGTATCTCTTTGAACAATTTGCCCAGCACTTTGATCATCCGCTCACCAAGGTAAGAATGGAGGCCA
The sequence above is drawn from the Miscanthus floridulus cultivar M001 chromosome 15, ASM1932011v1, whole genome shotgun sequence genome and encodes:
- the LOC136509409 gene encoding OVARIAN TUMOR DOMAIN-containing deubiquitinating enzyme 1-like, which codes for MSEKATPEKSVRPHKFTYTYKPSAGSSAGGGGGGGDGTAAPRPALQPEPSSPRTPSPPPPDDDDDDEDYEGFKDEELDVLERRSGWGSLYMSDPQVLCMDSSDPQNPPRYIGRQNCEPLITQEFFSLRHNWQQLLDGKKTYLRPPKNNRVAKDNYDNCLFVTPEPLEKAIRCQVPLSDFVRAAAKNSIVQQKFKILSEHYVCIRQMRIDGSSFYRAFLFSYLENLGKMQGSQAEVTRLMECVARSRENFCRLHWDSAYFSNPEAFFSSVVSEFENLVNSVANGLNADELYKRSLQEITSSRILCLLRLLTEVHIRTHEVDYEPAFEQTQALLFCIASVRPFDAEADMLQMSALSNALGIPMHLALVDGTMNNGIAQVKCFDFFPQSESRVSTTSGPLSLITSYCLSSATDKHPEQGRDDSNSAMPSGNLLSSDHMPLVSLLSRTGQCDILYRK